A stretch of Physeter macrocephalus isolate SW-GA chromosome 8, ASM283717v5, whole genome shotgun sequence DNA encodes these proteins:
- the RFESD gene encoding Rieske domain-containing protein, with amino-acid sequence MDPDGSEQDPETKKYSSVCVGREEDIKKSERMTAVVHDREVVIFYHRGEYHAMDIRCYHSGGPLHLGEIEEFDGRPCIVCPWHKYKITLATGEGLYQSINPKDPSAKPKWCSKGIKQRIHPVTVDNGNIYVTLSNEPFKCDSDFYATGIFKVIQSSS; translated from the exons ATGGATCCTGATGGCTCTGAGCAAGATCCTGAAACGAAGAAATATTCTTCTGTCTGTGTTGGCAGagaagaagatattaaaaaatctgaaagaatgaCAGCTGTTGTCCATGATAGAGAAGTGGTCATTTTCTACCACAGAGGAGAATATCATGCTATGGATATTCGCTGTTACC ACTCAGGAGGACCTTTACATTTAGGAGAAATAGAG GAATTTGATGGACGACCATGTATAGTTTGCCCCTGGCATAAATACAAAATTACTTTGGCCACAGGAGAAGGACTGTATCAGTCTATAAACCCTAAAGATCCATCAGCAAAACCCAAGTGGTGCTCCAAAGGAATAAAGCAAAGGATTCACCCAGTGACAGTGGACAATGGGAATATTTATGTGACTCTTTCTAATGAGCCTTTTAAGTGTGACTCTGATTTTTATGCCACCGGAATCTTCAAAGTAATTCAGAGTTCTTCCTGA